A single region of the Pseudomonas sp. VD-NE ins genome encodes:
- the mksE gene encoding Mks condensin complex protein MksE, with protein sequence MHLDLSELSQLAPIFRELFKGYHVSRRDPELYAQLSNFQDQYRTLFKALGFELVCDTRGFYYFVPDMAAAAVNKTAQRLALFTFILVEHLADQGRDPIAVLDGGSLGREELPSLLEKYRDLFIQAEVQTVEELEEKIMRRMTQLGFASEENGVYRFLPPMHRFLDVCLSVQQDRDLAASVHSVLPLPAPVLIDEVAEAKFLETDDPLDLSEFEEESEEDALARAIAEEQESDA encoded by the coding sequence ATGCATCTTGATCTTTCCGAACTGTCGCAACTCGCGCCGATCTTCCGCGAGCTGTTCAAGGGTTACCACGTCAGCCGCCGCGATCCGGAACTGTACGCACAACTGTCGAACTTCCAGGATCAATACCGCACGCTGTTCAAGGCGCTGGGTTTTGAGCTGGTCTGCGACACCCGTGGTTTCTACTACTTTGTGCCGGACATGGCCGCCGCAGCGGTGAACAAGACTGCGCAGCGTCTGGCGCTGTTCACCTTCATCCTCGTCGAGCACCTGGCCGATCAGGGCCGCGACCCGATTGCCGTGCTCGATGGCGGCAGCCTCGGCCGCGAAGAGTTGCCGTCGCTGCTGGAGAAATACCGCGACCTGTTCATTCAGGCCGAAGTGCAGACCGTCGAAGAACTCGAAGAAAAGATCATGCGCCGCATGACTCAACTCGGTTTCGCCAGCGAAGAAAACGGCGTGTACCGCTTCCTGCCGCCGATGCACCGTTTCCTCGACGTGTGCCTGTCGGTGCAGCAGGACCGCGATCTGGCGGCCAGCGTGCACAGCGTACTGCCGCTGCCAGCACCGGTGCTGATCGACGAAGTAGCGGAAGCCAAATTCCTCGAAACCGACGATCCGCTCGATCTTTCCGAATTTGAAGAGGAAAGCGAAGAAGACGCACTGGCCCGCGCCATTGCCGAAGAACAGGAGTCCGACGCATGA
- the rimI gene encoding ribosomal protein S18-alanine N-acetyltransferase, translating into MSDAVSFRPMTEADLETVLKIEYAAYSHPWTRGIFLDGLGKYQIWLMFEGEQQVGHGVVQIILDEAHLLNITVKPENQGRGLGLKLLEHLMSRAYAASARECFLEVRDSNTGAFKLYERYGFNEIGRRRDYYPAVGGREDAVVMACTLVD; encoded by the coding sequence ATGAGTGACGCTGTATCGTTCCGCCCGATGACCGAGGCGGATCTGGAAACCGTGCTGAAAATCGAGTACGCCGCTTACAGTCATCCGTGGACCCGGGGGATTTTTCTCGACGGCCTGGGCAAGTACCAGATCTGGCTGATGTTCGAAGGTGAGCAACAGGTCGGCCATGGCGTGGTGCAGATCATTCTGGATGAGGCGCATCTGCTCAATATCACCGTCAAACCGGAGAATCAGGGGCGTGGGCTGGGGCTGAAGTTGCTGGAGCATCTGATGTCGCGGGCCTATGCGGCTTCGGCGCGGGAATGTTTTCTGGAAGTGCGTGACAGCAATACGGGCGCGTTCAAGTTGTATGAACGTTATGGCTTCAACGAGATTGGCCGGCGTCGGGATTATTATCCGGCGGTGGGCGGGCGTGAGGATGCCGTGGTCATGGCCTGCACCCTGGTTGACTGA
- the mksB gene encoding Mks condensin complex protein MksB translates to MIEPKRVLRALAEHWALLEPLCEHFDQGTLSLNELRSQLAAQQLDSTPQDITSLLDVWIRLDILIPVAKSPNRFELNAQIHDFLAYLRREHRLGLCLEIEAYLRHLERLAGYIQDAFEVRDGHDLARQLRLLDMRVRDVLKKLDNDEQALVAVAERAKTSDRQIPLRQRYAEVLATWDEYVEPMIDLVNADGAFEQGVRKVETVLLKMLSEQQRLGHLVDDDMLLRTHARILEMQTSAQLTLRHARELLLPLREEARRHNAVTRGAALALAAIRRKGIDAVPQAAMPLFTRPQSTFLGSASQVEAYVYALARFEPKPARFPKAHKTQKGEAPRAPRTVREMVDRCEEALPMPDLMTWLLEQEPDGATDELLYWFSRLSREKRFKRERLERREYHTHEHQVSLRSFALLSASDSAAENSASIPNAS, encoded by the coding sequence ATGATCGAACCCAAGCGCGTCTTGCGCGCCCTCGCTGAACACTGGGCACTGCTTGAGCCACTGTGTGAGCACTTCGACCAAGGCACATTGAGCCTCAACGAACTGCGCTCGCAACTGGCCGCCCAACAACTGGACAGCACGCCGCAGGACATTACCAGCCTGCTCGACGTGTGGATTCGCCTCGATATTCTGATTCCGGTGGCAAAAAGCCCGAACCGTTTCGAGCTGAACGCACAGATCCATGATTTCCTCGCTTATCTGCGTCGCGAGCACCGACTGGGCCTGTGCCTGGAAATCGAAGCCTATCTGCGCCACCTCGAACGTCTGGCCGGTTACATCCAGGACGCATTCGAAGTCCGCGATGGCCATGACCTCGCCCGCCAGTTGCGCCTGCTCGACATGCGCGTGCGCGACGTACTGAAGAAGCTCGACAACGACGAACAAGCGCTGGTCGCCGTCGCCGAACGCGCGAAGACCAGCGACCGGCAGATTCCCTTGCGTCAGCGTTATGCCGAAGTACTGGCGACCTGGGACGAATACGTCGAGCCGATGATCGATCTGGTGAACGCCGACGGCGCCTTCGAACAAGGCGTGCGCAAAGTCGAAACCGTATTGCTGAAGATGCTCAGCGAACAGCAGCGCCTCGGCCATCTGGTCGACGACGACATGCTGCTGCGCACCCACGCACGCATCCTCGAAATGCAGACCAGCGCTCAGCTGACCCTGCGCCACGCCCGCGAACTATTGCTGCCGCTGCGTGAAGAAGCGCGCCGGCACAACGCCGTGACCCGTGGTGCCGCGTTGGCCCTGGCGGCGATTCGCCGCAAAGGCATCGACGCCGTGCCGCAAGCGGCGATGCCGCTGTTCACCCGCCCGCAAAGCACCTTCCTCGGCAGCGCCAGTCAGGTCGAAGCCTACGTGTACGCCTTGGCGCGTTTCGAGCCGAAACCGGCGCGCTTCCCCAAGGCGCACAAGACGCAGAAAGGCGAAGCCCCACGCGCACCACGCACCGTGCGCGAGATGGTCGACCGTTGCGAAGAAGCCCTGCCGATGCCGGATCTGATGACCTGGCTGCTGGAACAGGAACCGGACGGCGCTACCGACGAATTGCTCTACTGGTTCTCGCGTCTATCGCGGGAAAAACGCTTCAAGCGCGAGCGGCTGGAACGCCGCGAATACCACACTCACGAGCACCAGGTCAGCCTGCGCTCCTTCGCCCTGCTCTCGGCCAGCGACAGCGCCGCCGAGAATTCTGCGAGCATCCCCAATGCATCTTGA
- the can gene encoding carbonate dehydratase, translating to MHDLQDLIDNNERWADAITKEDPDFFAKLARQQTPEYLWIGCSDARVPANEIVGMLPGDLFVHRNVANVVLHTDLNCLSVIQYAVDVLKVKHILVTGHYGCGGVRASMQDRQFGLIDGWLRSIRDLYYEKREELAKLPTEEEQVDRMCELNVIQQVANVAHTSIIQNAWHRGQSLSIHGCIYGIKDGRWKSLNTTISGFEQLPPQYRLRPVGAL from the coding sequence ATGCATGACTTACAAGACCTGATTGATAACAACGAGCGTTGGGCTGACGCGATCACCAAGGAAGACCCGGATTTCTTCGCCAAACTGGCGCGCCAGCAAACGCCGGAATATCTGTGGATCGGCTGTTCCGACGCACGCGTGCCGGCCAACGAGATCGTCGGCATGCTGCCGGGCGATCTGTTCGTGCACCGCAACGTTGCCAACGTGGTGTTGCACACCGACCTCAACTGCCTGTCGGTGATCCAGTACGCGGTCGACGTGCTCAAGGTCAAACACATCCTCGTCACCGGCCACTACGGCTGCGGCGGTGTACGCGCCTCGATGCAGGATCGCCAGTTTGGCCTGATCGACGGCTGGCTGCGTTCGATCCGCGATCTGTACTACGAAAAACGCGAAGAGCTGGCCAAGCTGCCGACCGAAGAAGAGCAGGTCGATCGCATGTGCGAACTCAACGTGATCCAGCAAGTGGCCAATGTCGCCCACACCAGCATCATCCAGAACGCCTGGCATCGCGGGCAGAGCCTGTCGATCCACGGTTGCATCTACGGCATCAAGGATGGCCGCTGGAAAAGTCTCAACACCACCATCAGTGGTTTCGAGCAATTGCCGCCGCAGTATCGTTTGCGTCCGGTCGGCGCGTTGTAA